From the genome of Pirellulales bacterium, one region includes:
- a CDS encoding parallel beta-helix domain-containing protein — translation MRATLFSAATLLVATTLVAGCSHAPSAKKPAANNVTRIEVGPDAQKRAQTALINAKPQSVIEFGEGKFDFNATLSLEDVSHVTIRGQGPDKTILSFAKQQQGTGGEGLRIKCPEDVLIEDLAVEDCKGDAIKVQDTTRVAFRRVRAEWTGGAKETNGAYGLYPVLCKDVLIEDSVAIGASDAGIYVGQSENIIVRRNRAEKNVAGIEIENSINADVYENVATDNAGGILVFSLPDLPKKDGRGCRVFDNKVEGNNHENFAPKGNIVATVPPGTGMMLMANDQVEFFGNTVENNNSTGLLVVSYLINQKPIKDEKYDPYCEAVYIHDNKFAKNGENPGGDLGGILGKILGTPFPDIMYDGMRDEKKLVDGNLPEDKRIRIRNNGDASFVNFDGGAFTPANVLANKKPNIVRELTDYEGELTALKPVAIAGVK, via the coding sequence GTGCGCGCAACGCTGTTTTCCGCCGCAACCCTGCTGGTTGCCACTACCCTCGTCGCCGGCTGCAGCCACGCGCCGAGCGCCAAGAAGCCGGCCGCCAACAACGTCACCCGCATCGAGGTTGGACCCGACGCCCAGAAGCGCGCTCAAACCGCTTTAATCAACGCCAAGCCGCAGTCGGTCATCGAGTTCGGCGAAGGCAAATTCGATTTCAACGCCACCCTGTCGCTGGAGGACGTGAGTCACGTCACGATTCGCGGTCAGGGGCCGGATAAGACCATTCTCAGCTTCGCCAAGCAGCAGCAGGGCACGGGCGGCGAAGGACTACGTATCAAGTGCCCCGAGGACGTGCTGATCGAGGATCTGGCCGTCGAGGATTGCAAAGGGGACGCCATCAAGGTGCAGGACACGACCCGCGTCGCTTTCCGTCGCGTGCGTGCTGAGTGGACCGGCGGCGCCAAGGAGACCAACGGCGCTTACGGCTTGTATCCCGTGCTCTGCAAGGACGTGCTGATTGAAGATTCCGTAGCGATCGGCGCTTCGGATGCGGGCATCTACGTGGGCCAGTCCGAGAACATCATCGTCCGCCGCAATCGCGCCGAAAAGAACGTGGCCGGCATCGAGATCGAGAACTCGATCAATGCCGACGTCTATGAAAACGTGGCCACCGACAATGCCGGCGGCATCCTGGTCTTCTCGCTTCCCGACCTGCCGAAGAAGGACGGACGCGGCTGCCGCGTGTTCGATAACAAGGTCGAGGGGAACAACCACGAGAATTTCGCTCCCAAGGGAAATATCGTGGCGACCGTTCCGCCCGGCACCGGCATGATGCTGATGGCCAACGACCAGGTGGAGTTCTTCGGCAACACGGTCGAGAACAACAACAGCACGGGCTTGTTGGTCGTCAGCTACCTGATCAACCAGAAGCCGATCAAGGACGAGAAGTACGATCCCTACTGCGAGGCGGTCTACATCCACGACAACAAGTTCGCCAAGAACGGCGAAAATCCGGGCGGCGACCTGGGCGGCATCCTTGGCAAGATCCTGGGAACGCCGTTTCCGGATATCATGTATGACGGTATGCGCGACGAGAAGAAGCTGGTCGACGGCAACCTGCCCGAGGACAAGCGCATTCGCATCCGCAATAACGGGGATGCCAGCTTCGTGAATTTCGATGGCGGTGCGTTTACCCCGGCGAACGTGCTGGCGAACAAGAAGCCGAACATTGTCCGCGAGCTGACGGATTACGAAGGCGAGCTCACGGCTCTGAAGCCCGTCGCCATCGCCGGCGTGAAGTGA
- the fabF gene encoding beta-ketoacyl-ACP synthase II, whose translation MRRRVVVTGIGCVTPLGTDVDTLWRNLRHGESGIGRTTLFDASNFPTKISAEVRDWNVGAVGEDPERWKYQGRHTQFAVGAAKQAMTASGLLDSNIDPGRFGVYLGSGEGQQDFDRFTRMMLSAIEGESLDISKFTQKGLEILNPLTELEQEPNMPAGHLASLFDAQGPNLNCLTACAASSQAVGEAVEIIRRGEADAMLSGGTHSMIHPFGVTGFNLLTALSTHNDAPTKASRPFDMNRDGFVLGEGAGMLVLEELEHARRRGAPIFGEIVGYGSTADAYRITDTHPEGRGAAKCLQMALGDAQLNLDDVDYINAHGTSTEVNDKVESLAIKRVFGDQAFKIPVSSTKSMMGHLIAAAGATELIVCLLAIRDNVLPPTINYETPDPECDLDYVPNQAREVRCDVAASNSFGFGGQNITLIASRFSD comes from the coding sequence ATGAGACGTAGAGTGGTAGTCACGGGTATCGGATGCGTCACGCCCTTGGGGACTGATGTCGACACGCTCTGGCGTAATCTGCGCCACGGCGAATCGGGCATCGGCCGCACCACGCTGTTCGACGCCAGCAACTTCCCGACGAAGATCTCGGCCGAAGTGCGCGACTGGAACGTGGGCGCCGTGGGCGAAGACCCCGAGCGCTGGAAGTACCAGGGCCGGCACACGCAATTTGCCGTGGGCGCCGCCAAGCAAGCCATGACCGCTTCCGGCCTGCTCGACTCGAACATCGACCCAGGGCGTTTTGGTGTCTACCTGGGCAGCGGCGAGGGGCAGCAAGACTTCGACCGCTTCACGCGCATGATGCTCAGCGCCATCGAAGGCGAGTCGCTCGACATTTCCAAGTTCACCCAGAAGGGACTCGAAATTCTCAATCCTCTCACCGAGCTCGAGCAAGAGCCGAACATGCCGGCCGGCCATCTGGCCAGCTTGTTCGACGCGCAAGGCCCCAACTTGAACTGCCTTACCGCCTGCGCCGCCAGTAGCCAGGCCGTGGGCGAGGCGGTCGAGATCATTCGCCGCGGCGAAGCCGATGCCATGCTCTCGGGCGGCACGCACAGCATGATTCATCCCTTCGGCGTCACCGGCTTTAACCTGCTGACGGCGCTGAGCACGCACAACGACGCGCCGACCAAGGCCTCGCGCCCGTTCGACATGAATCGTGACGGATTCGTGCTCGGCGAAGGGGCCGGCATGCTCGTGCTGGAAGAATTGGAACATGCCCGTCGCCGCGGCGCGCCGATTTTCGGCGAGATCGTCGGCTACGGCTCGACGGCCGATGCGTATCGCATCACCGACACCCATCCCGAGGGACGCGGGGCAGCCAAGTGCCTGCAAATGGCCTTGGGCGACGCACAATTGAATCTCGACGACGTCGATTACATCAACGCCCACGGCACCAGCACCGAGGTGAACGACAAGGTCGAATCGCTGGCCATCAAGCGCGTCTTCGGGGACCAGGCCTTTAAGATCCCGGTGTCCAGCACCAAGAGCATGATGGGGCATTTGATCGCCGCCGCGGGCGCGACGGAACTGATCGTGTGTCTATTGGCGATTCGCGACAACGTGTTGCCGCCCACGATCAACTACGAAACGCCTGATCCGGAATGCGATCTGGATTACGTGCCCAACCAGGCGCGCGAGGTGCGGTGCGACGTGGCGGCGTCGAACAGCTTCGGCTTCGGGGGCCAGAACATCACGCTGATCGCGTCGCGATTTTCGGATTAG
- a CDS encoding metallophosphoesterase: MVASIEYIEGIIATYKRATKANLETPTRDGNVVVLSAEVGDDVMITADLHGNRRNFNAIKRIADLEHNPRRHLIMQEVCHGGPTYPTNNGDMSHGMLEDVAKLKATYPERVHFIMSNHELAELTDYPILKAKRMLNLMFRLGLQEMYGAATEKVREAYVEFLRSCPLGVRLPGGVFVCHSLPEQVELRGFDATILKRPLEALDLKENGDVFRMVWGRDYRPENAKAFAKKVNATILIHGHEPCANGFGVPNDTQIILDCCSDLATYLLVPLDRTFGHDELVGRIKRLA; encoded by the coding sequence ATGGTCGCGAGCATCGAGTACATCGAAGGAATCATCGCCACATACAAGAGGGCGACGAAAGCCAACCTGGAAACACCCACGCGCGACGGCAACGTGGTCGTGTTGTCGGCCGAGGTCGGCGACGACGTGATGATCACGGCCGACTTGCACGGTAATCGGCGAAATTTCAACGCCATCAAGCGCATCGCGGATCTCGAGCATAATCCGCGCCGGCACCTGATTATGCAGGAAGTCTGCCACGGTGGGCCGACCTACCCCACCAACAACGGCGACATGTCGCACGGCATGCTCGAAGACGTGGCCAAGCTGAAGGCCACTTATCCCGAGCGCGTGCATTTCATCATGTCGAACCATGAACTGGCCGAGCTGACCGACTACCCGATCCTCAAAGCCAAGCGGATGTTGAACCTGATGTTCCGCCTGGGCTTGCAAGAGATGTACGGCGCGGCGACCGAGAAAGTGCGCGAGGCGTACGTCGAATTCTTGCGCAGCTGTCCTTTGGGGGTACGGCTGCCGGGCGGGGTGTTCGTATGTCATAGCCTGCCCGAGCAGGTCGAGCTGCGCGGCTTCGACGCGACGATCTTGAAACGTCCGCTCGAAGCGCTCGACCTGAAGGAGAACGGCGACGTGTTCCGCATGGTGTGGGGGCGCGATTACCGCCCGGAGAACGCCAAGGCCTTCGCCAAGAAGGTCAACGCCACGATCTTGATCCACGGGCATGAGCCGTGTGCGAACGGCTTTGGCGTGCCCAACGACACGCAGATCATTCTCGATTGCTGCAGCGACCTGGCGACGTATCTGTTGGTGCCGCTGGATCGGACGTTCGGCCATGACGAGCTGGTGGGGCGGATCAAACGGCTGGCGTAG
- the fabG gene encoding 3-oxoacyl-[acyl-carrier-protein] reductase — protein MRLASRTALVTGGSRGIGRACVRALAAEGAKVAFVYHAQEQAANELASELTGQGHEVRAVQADVADNARADAVVAQLLESWKGIDILVNSAGVIRDGLFATMDPQQWHQVIDTNLNGTYNYCHAVVRPMMSQRRGSIINISSVAAEFGSRGQVNYAASKGGIDGLTRTLAKELAARKVRVNAVSPGMIETDMSEVVRGLAGDELKNFIPLRRVGQPDEIAKVVAFLASDDASYITGQVLRVDGGLSLGSY, from the coding sequence ATGCGTTTGGCATCTCGAACAGCTCTGGTGACCGGTGGCAGCCGCGGTATTGGCCGCGCTTGCGTTCGGGCCTTGGCTGCCGAAGGTGCCAAGGTGGCCTTTGTTTACCACGCGCAAGAACAAGCCGCCAACGAGCTGGCCTCGGAGTTGACCGGCCAGGGGCACGAGGTGCGGGCGGTGCAAGCGGACGTGGCCGACAATGCGCGGGCCGATGCCGTCGTTGCCCAGTTGCTCGAATCGTGGAAAGGGATCGACATCCTGGTCAATTCGGCCGGCGTCATTCGCGACGGCTTGTTCGCGACCATGGATCCACAGCAATGGCACCAGGTCATCGATACGAATCTTAACGGTACCTACAACTACTGCCACGCCGTCGTGCGCCCCATGATGTCGCAGCGCCGCGGCAGCATCATCAATATTTCCAGCGTGGCCGCCGAATTCGGCTCGCGGGGGCAGGTGAACTACGCTGCTAGCAAAGGGGGCATCGACGGCCTGACACGCACCCTGGCCAAAGAGCTGGCCGCCCGCAAGGTGCGCGTCAACGCGGTTTCGCCCGGCATGATCGAAACCGACATGAGCGAAGTCGTTCGCGGCCTCGCCGGCGACGAACTGAAAAACTTTATTCCGTTGCGACGCGTCGGGCAGCCCGACGAAATCGCCAAAGTGGTGGCATTCCTAGCTAGCGATGACGCTAGCTATATCACCGGGCAGGTGCTGCGCGTCGACGGCGGGTTAAGCCTGGGAAGTTATTGA
- a CDS encoding SO2930 family diheme c-type cytochrome — MCLLLGWLALLASGCGRASPAPEVPAAPEKLSAYGLFTGNGATQEPVEGVIPYDLNTPLFSDYTSKHRFVKLPKGTSAKYSANESFDFPVGTIIAKTFAYPVDMRKPELGERLLETRILRHDAEGWVGLPYIWNADQTEALLDVAGGTVDVSWIHTDGSERKNNYIIPNANQCKGCHKQGETMTPLGPKARHLNRDFAYADGAENQLAHWTRTGALTGAPAPDAAPRLAVWDDPHSGTLDERARAWLEINCAHCHNPAGPARNSGLDLLASQTNPTAWGFMKSPVAAGRGSGGLSYDIVPGKPEESILAFRTGSTDAGIMMPELGKRLVHEEGLALVREWIAAMSPADGKPRGGAGSD, encoded by the coding sequence GTGTGCCTTTTGCTCGGTTGGCTGGCGCTGCTGGCAAGCGGCTGCGGTCGTGCTTCGCCCGCACCAGAAGTGCCAGCCGCGCCGGAAAAACTTTCGGCGTATGGGCTGTTCACGGGCAACGGCGCCACGCAAGAACCGGTCGAGGGAGTCATTCCCTACGATCTGAACACGCCGCTGTTTTCCGACTACACGTCGAAGCATCGCTTCGTCAAGCTGCCCAAGGGAACCAGCGCCAAGTACAGCGCTAATGAGTCGTTCGACTTCCCGGTAGGCACGATCATCGCCAAGACGTTCGCCTATCCGGTCGACATGCGCAAGCCCGAGCTGGGCGAGCGGCTGCTGGAGACACGCATCTTGCGGCACGACGCCGAAGGTTGGGTCGGTTTGCCGTACATCTGGAACGCCGACCAGACCGAGGCGCTACTCGACGTGGCCGGCGGCACGGTCGACGTCAGTTGGATTCACACCGACGGCAGCGAGCGAAAGAACAACTACATCATCCCCAACGCCAACCAGTGCAAAGGGTGCCACAAGCAGGGCGAGACGATGACGCCGCTGGGTCCCAAGGCGCGGCACCTGAACCGCGACTTCGCGTATGCCGACGGCGCTGAGAACCAACTGGCCCATTGGACGCGCACGGGCGCCTTGACCGGCGCACCTGCTCCCGACGCCGCCCCGCGGCTGGCCGTGTGGGATGATCCGCACTCGGGCACGCTCGACGAGCGGGCCCGCGCCTGGCTGGAAATCAATTGCGCTCACTGCCACAATCCGGCCGGACCGGCCAGGAATTCGGGCCTGGACCTGCTGGCCTCGCAGACGAATCCCACGGCCTGGGGCTTCATGAAGTCGCCGGTGGCGGCCGGGCGCGGCTCGGGCGGACTGTCGTACGACATCGTGCCGGGCAAGCCCGAGGAGTCGATTCTGGCATTTCGCACCGGTTCGACCGATGCTGGGATCATGATGCCCGAGCTCGGCAAACGGCTCGTACACGAAGAGGGTTTGGCGCTGGTGCGGGAGTGGATCGCTGCTATGTCGCCCGCAGACGGCAAGCCTCGCGGGGGCGCGGGGAGCGATTGA
- a CDS encoding 3-hydroxyacyl-ACP dehydratase FabZ family protein: MRFTLIDRIVDLSPGEKITAVKNLSLAEEYLADHFPGFPVMPGVLMLEAMTQTGAWLIRASEDFAHSTVVLHEARNVKFANFLQPGQTLTITAEILDQDERLTRLKASGLVDGSLTVSARLVLERYNLADERPDRADADDVVKQKLRELFSLLYQPPVTAS, translated from the coding sequence ATGCGCTTTACGCTGATCGATCGAATCGTTGATCTCTCGCCGGGTGAGAAGATCACGGCGGTCAAGAACCTATCCCTGGCCGAGGAATATCTGGCCGATCACTTCCCCGGGTTTCCGGTCATGCCCGGGGTTTTGATGCTCGAAGCCATGACGCAGACCGGAGCGTGGCTGATTCGGGCGAGCGAGGATTTCGCTCACAGCACGGTCGTGCTGCACGAGGCGCGGAATGTGAAGTTCGCCAATTTCTTGCAGCCCGGGCAGACCCTCACGATCACGGCTGAAATTCTGGATCAGGACGAACGCCTGACGCGTCTGAAGGCGAGCGGCCTGGTGGACGGCAGTCTGACGGTTTCTGCACGCCTGGTACTCGAGCGATACAACCTGGCCGACGAACGTCCCGATCGAGCGGACGCTGATGACGTGGTGAAGCAGAAACTGCGAGAGCTTTTCTCGCTTTTGTACCAACCCCCCGTGACGGCTTCTTAG
- a CDS encoding 3-hydroxyacyl-ACP dehydratase FabZ family protein, translating into MRWIWIDKFIEFESGQRARAIKNISLAEDHLHDHFPGAPMMPNSLIVEGMAQTGGLLIGEQFAFKKKVILAKITKATFHFPAVPGDTLTYTAVLQDVREDGGVVSGTSHVGNRLQAEIDLVFAHLSDDGPKRSFFEPKNFVFTLKLLGVFDVGTGPDGQPIEPPGLARLRQNQNGHLTDVHG; encoded by the coding sequence ATGCGCTGGATTTGGATCGACAAGTTCATCGAGTTCGAGAGTGGCCAGCGGGCCCGCGCGATCAAGAACATCTCCCTGGCCGAGGACCATCTGCACGATCATTTTCCCGGCGCGCCGATGATGCCCAATTCCTTGATCGTCGAGGGAATGGCGCAGACCGGCGGGCTGTTGATCGGCGAGCAGTTCGCATTCAAGAAGAAGGTGATCCTGGCGAAGATCACCAAGGCCACGTTTCATTTCCCGGCGGTGCCGGGGGACACGCTCACGTATACCGCGGTGCTCCAAGATGTCCGCGAGGATGGCGGCGTGGTTTCCGGCACCAGCCACGTCGGCAACCGGCTGCAGGCCGAGATCGATCTGGTCTTTGCCCACTTGTCCGACGATGGGCCCAAGCGATCATTCTTCGAGCCCAAGAATTTCGTCTTCACCCTCAAATTGCTGGGTGTGTTCGACGTGGGCACCGGCCCCGACGGCCAGCCGATCGAGCCGCCCGGACTGGCCCGGCTGCGCCAAAATCAGAATGGCCATCTGACGGACGTACACGGATAG
- a CDS encoding Hsp20/alpha crystallin family protein → MTTEATLEKETSDSGVETTRSGRFYRPAVDILELPEELLVVADVPGAVSTEIDIHFEDGQLTVRAPVHGRQPETQRYLLREYGVGDFVRTFRVSEQIDAGRIEAEYADGVLKLHLPKVEAVKPRKITVKS, encoded by the coding sequence ATGACAACTGAAGCGACTTTGGAAAAGGAAACCAGCGACAGCGGTGTCGAAACGACGCGCAGCGGGCGATTCTACCGCCCGGCCGTGGACATTCTGGAGCTGCCCGAGGAACTGCTCGTCGTTGCCGACGTGCCGGGCGCGGTCAGCACGGAGATCGACATTCATTTCGAAGACGGCCAATTGACCGTGCGCGCGCCGGTGCATGGGCGGCAGCCGGAAACGCAGCGGTATTTGCTGCGGGAATACGGCGTGGGCGATTTCGTCCGTACCTTCCGCGTCAGCGAGCAGATCGACGCCGGCCGGATCGAGGCCGAGTACGCCGACGGCGTTCTCAAGCTTCATCTGCCGAAGGTCGAAGCCGTGAAGCCACGGAAGATCACCGTAAAGAGTTGA
- a CDS encoding acyl carrier protein, with translation MSDNAELFNKIRTALVDALGVDEDEVTPEATLVGDLGAESIDFLDIVFRLEKAFDIKIPRGELFPEDILTSTQYVQQGKLTDEGLTELKKRMPFANLDEFAKNPVVKNFVNQLTVQDMVRFVESKLAATA, from the coding sequence ATGAGTGACAATGCCGAGTTGTTCAACAAGATTCGTACCGCACTGGTCGACGCGCTGGGCGTGGACGAAGACGAAGTCACGCCCGAAGCGACGCTGGTCGGCGATCTGGGAGCCGAGTCGATCGACTTCCTGGATATCGTGTTCCGCCTGGAAAAGGCTTTCGATATCAAGATCCCTCGCGGTGAGTTGTTCCCCGAAGACATTCTCACCAGCACGCAGTACGTGCAGCAGGGGAAACTGACGGACGAGGGTCTGACGGAATTGAAGAAGCGGATGCCGTTTGCGAATCTCGACGAGTTCGCCAAGAATCCGGTCGTGAAGAACTTCGTGAATCAACTGACCGTGCAGGATATGGTGCGCTTCGTGGAGTCGAAGCTGGCCGCTACGGCCTGA
- a CDS encoding Hsp20/alpha crystallin family protein, producing MSLIPWKHKREENGGSRLAPADSFRQEVDRLFNSFFRDPFDMVETAFAGFTGGEWSPSLDVSETDNEVNIRAELPGVKPEDLDVTVTGDKLVLAGEKKETSETKDKNYWHSETRYGSFRRQVRLPAEVDAEHVDAHFANGVLEVHLKKAQAAHARRISVKTN from the coding sequence ATGTCCCTGATACCTTGGAAACATAAGCGTGAAGAGAACGGTGGTTCGCGACTCGCGCCCGCCGATTCGTTCCGGCAAGAGGTCGATCGCCTGTTTAACTCGTTTTTCCGCGATCCCTTCGACATGGTCGAGACGGCGTTTGCCGGATTCACGGGCGGCGAATGGTCGCCGTCACTGGACGTCAGCGAAACCGACAACGAAGTGAATATCCGCGCCGAACTCCCGGGCGTTAAGCCTGAGGACCTCGACGTCACCGTGACCGGCGACAAGCTGGTGTTGGCGGGAGAGAAAAAGGAAACCAGCGAAACGAAGGACAAGAACTACTGGCACAGCGAGACGCGATATGGGTCGTTCCGGCGCCAGGTTCGCTTACCGGCCGAAGTCGACGCCGAGCACGTCGACGCGCATTTTGCCAACGGCGTCTTGGAAGTTCACCTGAAAAAGGCCCAGGCCG
- a CDS encoding Hsp20/alpha crystallin family protein has product MVRWRTNGGFPFWQLRGEFERAMSDFLTRSATASTRSQDRLFPAVNVWEEGDQLFAEAELPGVKGEDLDVSVTGDELTLRGRRSVTSGEGQSYHRRERSAGEFSRTLHLPYEVDANGVEATLRDGVLFLKLPKAASARPRKIEIRSGGNQ; this is encoded by the coding sequence ATGGTTCGTTGGCGCACCAACGGCGGATTTCCTTTCTGGCAACTGCGCGGCGAGTTCGAGCGCGCGATGAGCGATTTTCTTACGCGGTCAGCCACCGCCAGCACCAGGTCGCAGGATCGCTTGTTCCCGGCGGTCAATGTTTGGGAGGAAGGGGATCAGTTATTTGCCGAGGCGGAATTGCCTGGCGTAAAGGGCGAGGATCTGGATGTCTCCGTAACCGGCGACGAGCTGACCTTGCGCGGTCGTCGATCCGTCACCAGCGGCGAAGGTCAGTCTTACCACCGCCGCGAGCGATCGGCCGGCGAGTTTTCGCGCACCCTGCACTTGCCCTATGAAGTCGATGCCAACGGCGTCGAGGCCACTCTGCGCGACGGCGTTCTGTTTCTCAAACTTCCGAAAGCAGCCTCGGCACGCCCACGCAAGATCGAGATCCGTTCCGGCGGAAACCAGTAG